In Longimicrobium sp., a single window of DNA contains:
- the infC gene encoding translation initiation factor IF-3 codes for MLYKWGQAGPPPFGFVSSVGANAAGSAHRASPRPSPPEHGVRVRVDGSERFRSVFLFPPNSESGAIQEKVRVNRQIRISPVRVISPEGEQLGILPIERAQEIAEEQGLDLVEVAPLARPPVCRIMDYGKFKYEEQRQQREARKKQHHVQIKEVKMRPGIEDHDYDFKLRHARRFLEEGNKVKLTMMFRGRQMAHPEFGRQVLDRVSVALQDISKVESHPMMEGRSMVMMIAPLKPPSSPSGGSDRSAPASTGGDDRPAPAAAGASQRPAPVAPRAPERPAPPAAESK; via the coding sequence ATGCTGTACAAGTGGGGGCAGGCAGGCCCTCCACCTTTCGGCTTCGTCTCCTCAGTGGGGGCGAATGCTGCCGGGTCCGCGCATCGCGCCTCGCCCCGTCCGTCTCCACCGGAGCACGGAGTGCGTGTGCGCGTGGACGGATCTGAGCGTTTCAGATCCGTCTTTTTGTTTCCCCCGAATTCGGAGAGCGGCGCCATCCAAGAGAAAGTGCGGGTGAATCGGCAGATCCGTATCAGCCCCGTCCGGGTGATCAGCCCGGAAGGCGAGCAGCTCGGGATCCTGCCGATCGAACGGGCGCAGGAGATCGCGGAAGAGCAGGGGCTGGACCTGGTGGAAGTCGCACCGCTGGCCCGGCCGCCGGTCTGCCGCATCATGGACTACGGCAAGTTCAAGTACGAGGAGCAGCGCCAGCAGCGCGAGGCGCGGAAGAAGCAGCACCACGTACAGATCAAAGAAGTCAAGATGCGTCCCGGGATCGAGGACCACGACTACGACTTCAAGCTCCGCCACGCCCGCCGCTTCCTCGAAGAGGGGAACAAGGTCAAGCTGACCATGATGTTCCGCGGGCGCCAGATGGCCCATCCCGAGTTCGGGCGGCAGGTGCTGGACCGCGTGTCGGTGGCGCTCCAGGACATCAGCAAGGTAGAGTCGCACCCGATGATGGAAGGGCGCAGCATGGTGATGATGATCGCGCCGCTGAAGCCTCCCTCCAGCCCGTCTGGAGGTTCCGATCGGTCCGCCCCCGCGAGCACGGGAGGGGACGATCGCCCCGCACCCGCGGCCGCGGGTGCATCTCAACGGCCCGCGCCGGTTGCGCCGCGGGCTCCCGAACGACCCGCGCCGCCCGCGGCCGAGTCGAAATAA